From one Staphylococcus kloosii genomic stretch:
- a CDS encoding RluA family pseudouridine synthase: MTTHNFTIDNSADVGQRIDKVLAELNSEWSRTQMQDWIKEKLVKVNGKDVKSNYKVKMNDAIEVTEKEIVDADIVPENLNLDIYYEDDDVAIVYKPKGMVVHPSAGHYTGTLVNGLMYQMKNLSGINGEVRPGIVHRIDKDTSGLLMVAKNDVAHRSLVEQLIDKTVTRKYTALVHGNIPHDYGTVDAPIGRNKNDRQSMDVVDDGKEAITHFNVKEHFKNFTLIECQLETGRTHQIRVHMKYIGFPLAGDPKYGPRKTLDLDGQALHAGIIGFDHPVTNEYIEREAPLPESFTQLLEELRRTDA, encoded by the coding sequence ATGACTACACATAATTTTACAATAGATAATTCTGCTGATGTAGGTCAGAGAATAGATAAAGTGTTGGCTGAACTGAATTCAGAATGGTCACGAACTCAAATGCAAGATTGGATTAAAGAAAAATTAGTTAAAGTAAACGGCAAGGATGTTAAATCTAACTATAAAGTAAAAATGAATGACGCAATCGAAGTTACTGAAAAGGAAATTGTTGATGCGGACATCGTTCCAGAAAATTTAAATTTAGATATTTATTATGAAGATGATGATGTTGCAATAGTGTATAAACCAAAAGGTATGGTTGTGCATCCATCAGCAGGTCACTATACAGGTACATTGGTAAATGGTTTAATGTATCAAATGAAAAACCTTTCAGGTATCAATGGAGAAGTAAGACCTGGCATTGTGCATAGAATTGATAAAGACACTTCTGGTTTATTAATGGTTGCTAAAAATGATGTGGCACACAGAAGTTTAGTTGAACAACTTATAGATAAAACAGTCACTCGTAAATATACGGCGCTTGTACATGGCAATATTCCTCATGATTATGGCACAGTTGATGCACCTATTGGTCGTAATAAAAATGATCGTCAGTCTATGGATGTTGTCGATGATGGTAAAGAAGCAATTACACATTTTAACGTGAAAGAACATTTTAAAAACTTTACTTTAATAGAGTGTCAACTTGAAACAGGGCGTACACACCAAATTCGTGTACATATGAAATATATTGGCTTCCCATTAGCAGGAGATCCTAAATATGGTCCTAGAAAAACGTTAGACCTTGATGGGCAAGCATTACACGCTGGCATAATTGGTTTTGATCATCCAGTGACAAATGAATATATTGAAAGAGAAGCACCACTACCTGAATCATTTACACAATTGTTAGAAGAGCTACGTCGTACTGATGCATAA
- the lspA gene encoding signal peptidase II → MKRQYYIGTSLFIAIIILILDQITKFIIASSMRIGDSFEVIPGFLNITSHRNNGAAWGILSGKMSFFFIITIIILIVLIVFYIKEAKYNLFMQIALSLLFAGALGNFIDRLFHGEVVDFIDTYIFGYNFPIFNVADSSLTIGVILIIITLLIDVKKGK, encoded by the coding sequence ATGAAGCGTCAGTATTATATCGGTACTTCTTTATTTATCGCCATTATTATTTTAATTTTAGATCAAATAACAAAATTTATTATTGCATCTTCTATGCGTATAGGTGATTCTTTTGAAGTCATACCAGGATTTTTAAATATTACATCACATCGTAACAATGGTGCAGCATGGGGCATTTTAAGTGGTAAAATGAGTTTCTTTTTTATCATCACCATTATTATTTTAATCGTGTTAATCGTTTTTTATATTAAAGAGGCGAAGTATAATTTATTTATGCAAATAGCTTTAAGTTTACTGTTTGCCGGTGCATTAGGTAATTTTATAGACCGTTTGTTTCATGGCGAAGTAGTAGATTTTATTGACACATATATTTTTGGATATAACTTTCCAATTTTTAATGTTGCCGATTCAAGTTTAACGATAGGTGTCATATTGATTATCATTACACTGTTAATAGATGTTAAAAAGGGAAAATAG
- the ileS gene encoding isoleucine--tRNA ligase: MDYKETLLMPKTDFPMRGGLPNKEPKIQEEWNNNDIYSKALAQNEGNPSYILHDGPPYANGSLHMGHALNKILKDIIVRYKTMQGFYAPYVPGWDTHGLPIEQALTKKGVKRKEMSVAEFRKKCEEFALEQIELQKKDFKRLGVQGDFNNPYITLKPEYEAAQIRLFGEMADKGLIYKGKKPVYWSPSSESSLAEAEIEYHDKRSASIYVAFDVKDGKGVVDNDAKFIIWTTTPWTLPSNVAITVHPELTYGQYNVNGEKYIIGKDLVSDVAEQIGWNEENITLEKEFKGSELEYVETQHPFVDRTSLVINGTHVTTDAGTGCVHTAPGHGEDDYIVSQKYDLPVISPVDDKGVFTEEAGEFAGQFYDKANKPITDLLTEKGALLKLDFITHSYPHDWRTKKPVIFRATPQWFASIDKVRTDILDAIDQTNFKVDWGKTRIYNMIRDRGEWVISRQRVWGVPLPVFYAENGDIIMTSETVNHVADLFEQHGSNVWFEREAKELLPEGFTHEGSPNGEFTKETDIMDVWFDSGSSHRGVLEARPELSFPADLYLEGSDQYRGWFNSSITTAVATREQSPYKMLLSHGFVMDGEGKKMSKSLGNVIVPDQIVKQKGADIARLWVSSVDYLADVRISDEILKQTSDVYRKIRNTLRFMLGNVNDFDPAVNAIPENELLEVDKYLLNRLREFTKNTLEHYDDFDYLDIYQEVQNFINVELSNFYLDYGKDILYIEARDAHKRRSMQTVLYRIIVDMTKLLAPILAHTADEVWSHIPHVTEESVHLTHMPKVEEVDSALLEKWNKLMKLRDDVNRALEVARNEKVIGKSLEAKVIIGDNDNFKPSEFLQQFSDLEQLFITSQVEVTSNVENGTAYQYGDIRIEHAEGEKCERCWNYSTELGSVGDLDHLCPRCQEVVKTLV; encoded by the coding sequence ATGGATTATAAAGAAACGTTATTAATGCCAAAAACAGATTTTCCAATGCGTGGAGGTCTACCAAATAAAGAACCAAAAATTCAAGAAGAATGGAATAATAACGATATTTATTCCAAAGCATTAGCACAAAATGAAGGAAATCCTTCATATATTTTACATGACGGCCCTCCATATGCGAACGGCTCATTACACATGGGGCATGCATTGAATAAAATCCTAAAAGATATTATCGTGCGTTACAAAACAATGCAAGGATTTTATGCGCCTTACGTGCCAGGTTGGGATACGCATGGTTTACCAATTGAACAAGCATTGACTAAAAAAGGCGTAAAACGTAAAGAAATGTCAGTTGCTGAGTTCAGAAAAAAATGTGAAGAATTCGCATTAGAACAAATTGAACTACAAAAGAAAGACTTTAAACGTCTTGGTGTACAAGGTGACTTTAACAATCCATATATCACTTTAAAACCAGAATATGAAGCTGCTCAAATTCGTTTGTTCGGTGAAATGGCGGATAAAGGCTTAATTTACAAAGGTAAAAAACCAGTTTATTGGTCTCCTTCAAGTGAATCATCTTTAGCTGAAGCTGAAATCGAATATCATGATAAACGTTCAGCATCAATCTATGTAGCATTTGACGTTAAAGACGGTAAAGGCGTTGTCGATAACGACGCTAAATTTATTATTTGGACAACTACACCATGGACGTTGCCTTCTAACGTGGCTATCACTGTTCATCCGGAATTAACTTATGGTCAATATAATGTTAACGGTGAAAAATATATTATTGGCAAAGACTTAGTAAGTGATGTTGCAGAACAAATTGGTTGGAATGAAGAAAATATTACACTTGAAAAAGAATTTAAAGGTTCAGAGTTAGAATATGTAGAAACACAACATCCATTTGTAGATAGAACATCTCTAGTTATTAACGGTACACATGTTACTACTGATGCTGGTACTGGTTGTGTGCATACGGCTCCTGGTCATGGTGAAGACGACTATATCGTATCTCAAAAATATGATTTACCAGTAATTAGCCCTGTAGATGATAAAGGTGTGTTCACTGAAGAAGCTGGAGAATTTGCTGGTCAATTTTATGATAAAGCGAATAAACCTATCACTGACTTATTAACTGAAAAAGGTGCTTTATTAAAACTAGACTTTATTACACATAGTTATCCTCACGATTGGCGTACGAAAAAACCAGTTATCTTTAGAGCTACGCCACAATGGTTTGCTTCTATTGATAAAGTAAGAACTGATATCTTAGATGCAATTGATCAAACAAACTTTAAAGTAGACTGGGGAAAAACACGTATCTACAATATGATCCGCGACCGTGGCGAATGGGTAATTTCACGTCAACGTGTATGGGGTGTCCCTTTACCAGTATTTTATGCTGAAAACGGCGATATTATCATGACTTCTGAAACAGTAAATCATGTAGCAGATTTATTTGAACAACACGGTTCAAATGTATGGTTTGAAAGAGAAGCTAAAGAGTTATTACCAGAAGGATTCACTCACGAAGGAAGTCCAAATGGCGAATTTACAAAAGAAACGGATATTATGGACGTATGGTTTGACTCAGGTTCATCTCATAGAGGTGTGTTAGAAGCTAGACCGGAATTATCATTCCCAGCAGATTTATATCTAGAAGGTAGTGACCAATATCGTGGTTGGTTTAACTCTTCTATTACTACAGCGGTAGCAACTAGAGAGCAATCACCATATAAAATGTTATTATCCCATGGTTTCGTTATGGATGGCGAAGGTAAAAAAATGAGTAAATCATTAGGCAACGTTATCGTACCTGATCAAATCGTTAAACAAAAAGGTGCAGATATTGCGCGTTTATGGGTAAGTAGTGTTGACTACTTAGCCGATGTGCGTATCTCTGATGAAATCTTAAAACAAACTTCAGATGTTTATAGAAAAATTAGAAATACGCTAAGATTCATGTTAGGTAACGTTAACGACTTTGATCCAGCAGTCAATGCGATACCTGAAAATGAACTATTAGAAGTAGATAAATATCTATTAAATAGATTAAGAGAATTTACAAAAAATACTTTAGAACATTATGATGATTTCGATTATCTTGATATTTATCAAGAAGTTCAAAATTTCATTAATGTTGAGTTAAGTAATTTCTATTTAGATTATGGTAAAGATATTCTTTATATCGAAGCACGTGATGCACATAAACGTCGTAGTATGCAAACAGTTCTTTATCGTATCATTGTTGATATGACTAAATTACTTGCGCCAATCTTAGCGCATACAGCTGACGAAGTTTGGTCTCATATTCCACACGTAACTGAAGAAAGTGTGCATTTAACGCATATGCCTAAAGTAGAAGAAGTAGATTCAGCGTTATTAGAAAAATGGAATAAACTGATGAAATTACGCGATGATGTTAACCGTGCATTAGAAGTAGCACGTAACGAGAAGGTAATTGGTAAATCATTAGAAGCTAAAGTTATAATCGGCGACAATGATAACTTTAAACCTTCTGAATTCTTACAACAATTTTCAGATTTAGAACAATTATTTATTACTTCTCAAGTTGAAGTTACTTCTAACGTTGAAAATGGTACTGCTTATCAATACGGTGATATTCGTATTGAACATGCAGAAGGTGAAAAATGTGAACGTTGCTGGAATTACAGCACAGAATTAGGTTCTGTAGGCGACCTAGATCATTTATGTCCTCGATGCCAAGAAGTAGTCAAAACATTAGTTTAA
- a CDS encoding DivIVA domain-containing protein, with protein sequence MPFTPNEIKSKTFTTVKNGFEPTEVESYLDQLSTEIERLKEDKKQLEQVIEDKETNIQSYKDVHQSVSDALVQAQQAGEETKAAATKDAEATVAKAQAQANQIVNDAIEKSRRLSFQTEDMKRQSKIFRSRFRMLVEAQLDLLKSEDWDYLLNYDLDSAQVTEENINHLHDNDLTEEEKAMKAQAEAEQQTTAEDVASSESDDDTSK encoded by the coding sequence ATGCCTTTTACACCAAATGAAATTAAAAGTAAAACATTTACAACTGTAAAAAATGGATTTGAACCTACTGAAGTTGAAAGTTATTTAGATCAACTTAGTACTGAAATTGAACGTTTGAAAGAAGATAAAAAACAATTAGAACAAGTAATTGAAGATAAAGAAACGAACATTCAATCATATAAAGATGTTCATCAATCTGTAAGTGATGCGCTTGTTCAAGCACAACAAGCTGGTGAAGAAACTAAAGCTGCTGCAACAAAAGATGCAGAAGCGACTGTTGCCAAAGCACAAGCGCAAGCTAATCAAATCGTTAATGATGCTATCGAAAAATCACGTAGATTATCATTCCAAACGGAAGATATGAAACGTCAATCTAAAATCTTTAGATCTCGTTTCCGTATGTTAGTCGAAGCACAATTAGACTTGTTAAAAAGCGAAGACTGGGATTACTTATTGAACTATGATTTAGATTCAGCACAAGTAACAGAAGAGAATATTAATCATTTACACGACAATGATTTAACCGAAGAAGAAAAAGCGATGAAAGCACAAGCAGAAGCCGAGCAACAAACTACGGCGGAAGATGTTGCTTCTTCAGAATCAGATGATGATACATCTAAATAA
- a CDS encoding YlmH family RNA-binding protein has product MDIYQHFRKEEHEIIDILLDKCNQANDQYSPVLTNFLDPRGQYILKVIIGSFDELEVTFFGGQYSERKRAIIAPSYFEPQEEDFEISLIEIDYPQKFVTLQHQNVLGTIMSLGIERDQLGDIIVNERIQFTLTKQLESYIILQLTRIKGATVELNSIPFNYMIQSNENWKHFEANVSGLRLDVVLKDIIRKSRSIAKQLIEKKKVKVNHTIIDSVDFQLDSDDLISVQGYGRAMITDIGGRTKKDKVHISYKTLFK; this is encoded by the coding sequence ATAGATATATATCAACATTTTAGAAAAGAAGAGCATGAAATCATTGATATATTGTTGGATAAATGTAATCAAGCAAATGATCAGTATTCACCGGTGTTAACAAATTTTCTCGATCCACGTGGACAATATATATTAAAAGTAATTATTGGAAGTTTCGATGAATTAGAAGTTACTTTTTTTGGTGGGCAATATAGTGAGCGTAAACGTGCAATCATCGCACCAAGTTACTTTGAACCTCAAGAAGAAGATTTTGAAATAAGCTTAATTGAAATAGACTACCCTCAAAAGTTTGTAACGTTACAACATCAAAATGTGTTAGGGACAATTATGTCACTTGGTATTGAGCGTGACCAATTAGGTGACATCATTGTTAATGAACGTATTCAATTTACTTTGACAAAACAATTAGAATCTTATATTATATTACAATTAACGCGTATCAAAGGTGCGACGGTTGAACTTAATTCTATTCCATTTAATTATATGATACAATCTAATGAGAATTGGAAGCATTTTGAAGCAAATGTTAGTGGACTAAGACTTGATGTCGTATTAAAAGATATCATTAGAAAGTCGCGCTCAATAGCTAAACAATTGATTGAAAAGAAAAAAGTAAAAGTTAATCATACGATTATAGACTCTGTTGATTTCCAACTTGATAGTGATGATTTAATATCTGTTCAAGGATACGGCAGGGCAATGATAACAGACATAGGCGGCAGAACGAAAAAAGATAAAGTGCATATATCTTACAAAACACTCTTTAAATAA
- a CDS encoding YggT family protein: MSPEILATIFHFILLLVQIYYFGMIIYFFMSWLPNARENAFGQFLAKIYEPFLEPFRKIIPPIGMIDISSIAAIIALVLFQKGLQNIFEIILNSLY, encoded by the coding sequence ATGAGTCCAGAAATATTAGCAACTATATTTCACTTTATTTTACTTTTAGTACAAATTTATTACTTTGGAATGATTATATATTTCTTTATGTCATGGTTACCAAACGCACGAGAAAATGCATTTGGACAATTTTTGGCTAAAATATATGAACCATTCTTAGAGCCTTTCCGTAAAATTATACCACCAATCGGAATGATTGATATTTCATCAATTGCAGCGATTATTGCATTAGTATTATTCCAAAAAGGTTTACAAAATATTTTTGAAATTATACTTAATAGTTTATATTAA
- a CDS encoding cell division protein SepF gives MALKDLFNGFFVVEEEEEEIEPSQQNTTDRQQNRQQAQSQTNYNDHANYDNTDNQRSIQSVPKKQSTRGNQSNERRYQLNSAPKNNTRNVVNMNQEQDTFNTMQESSKMCLFEPRVFSDTQDIADELKNRRATLVNLQRIDKVSAKRIIDFLSGTVYAIGGDIQRVGSDIFLCTPDNVEVAGSITDHIENMEQGE, from the coding sequence ATGGCTTTAAAAGATTTATTTAACGGATTTTTCGTAGTAGAAGAGGAAGAAGAAGAAATAGAACCTTCCCAACAAAATACGACGGATAGACAACAAAACAGACAACAAGCGCAGTCTCAAACTAATTATAACGATCACGCAAATTATGACAACACAGATAATCAACGTTCAATTCAATCAGTGCCTAAAAAACAATCTACACGTGGTAATCAATCTAACGAACGTAGATATCAATTAAATAGTGCACCTAAAAACAATACAAGGAATGTTGTTAATATGAATCAAGAACAAGATACTTTTAATACGATGCAAGAAAGCTCTAAAATGTGCTTATTTGAACCACGCGTATTTTCTGATACACAAGATATTGCTGATGAACTTAAAAATCGTCGTGCTACGTTAGTAAATTTACAACGTATCGATAAAGTTTCAGCCAAACGTATTATAGATTTCTTAAGTGGTACTGTATATGCTATTGGTGGAGATATCCAACGCGTAGGTTCTGATATCTTCTTATGTACACCAGATAACGTTGAAGTTGCTGGTAGTATTACGGATCACATCGAAAATATGGAACAAGGCGAATAG
- a CDS encoding YggS family pyridoxal phosphate-dependent enzyme, translating into MTVQENYTAIQNEISAASKKGGFSLQPHVIAVTKYVTIERANEAYNAGIKHFGENRLEGFLAKKEALPDDCIFHFIGSLQTRKVKEVINEVDYFHALDRLKLANEINKRAQHKIKCFIQVNVSGEESKHGIKLDEVNDFINTLQDYENIEVVGLMTMAPYTDDEDYIKDLFQALKEKQIEIHELNLKHAPCSELSMGMSNDFQLATEVGATFVRIGTKLVGKEE; encoded by the coding sequence GTGACGGTACAGGAAAACTATACAGCAATCCAAAATGAAATTTCAGCAGCAAGTAAGAAAGGCGGTTTTTCATTACAGCCTCACGTGATTGCAGTAACAAAATATGTTACAATAGAACGTGCTAATGAAGCATATAATGCAGGTATAAAACATTTCGGTGAAAACCGATTAGAAGGCTTTTTAGCTAAAAAAGAAGCTTTACCTGACGATTGTATTTTTCATTTTATTGGGTCACTTCAAACTAGAAAAGTTAAAGAAGTGATAAATGAAGTTGATTACTTTCACGCATTAGATCGCTTAAAATTAGCAAATGAAATCAACAAGCGTGCACAACATAAAATCAAATGTTTCATTCAAGTCAACGTTTCTGGTGAAGAATCGAAACATGGTATAAAGCTTGATGAAGTCAATGACTTTATTAATACTTTACAAGATTATGAAAATATTGAAGTCGTAGGTCTTATGACAATGGCGCCTTATACAGATGATGAGGATTATATAAAAGACTTGTTTCAAGCCTTAAAAGAAAAACAAATAGAAATACATGAACTCAATTTAAAACATGCGCCATGTTCAGAACTATCAATGGGTATGAGTAATGACTTTCAACTCGCCACAGAAGTTGGTGCAACGTTTGTGAGAATTGGGACTAAACTTGTAGGAAAAGAGGAGTGA
- the pgeF gene encoding peptidoglycan editing factor PgeF — MTEKFKKYNHVLLFEDNQSENVTIGITTREQGKSAYPNDAFNMARYIDDEPSNITYHQEQLAEIINYPRENWVFPIQTHENNVVHITQHDRGTNIDTLTDELHGVDGMYTYDSDVLLTMCYADCVPIYFYSKQNHFIGLAHAGWRGTVGQIVAEMLTKIDFNLEELNVVIGPATSNSYEINDDIKQKFEQLPIESSKYIETRDDDRHGIDLKLANKLLLVNAGVPSDNIYITQYATSEELTVFFSYRVEKGNTGRMLAFIGQ, encoded by the coding sequence GTGACTGAAAAATTTAAAAAATACAATCATGTATTATTATTTGAAGATAATCAAAGTGAAAATGTGACGATTGGCATAACAACAAGAGAGCAAGGTAAGAGTGCCTATCCAAACGACGCTTTTAATATGGCAAGATATATTGACGATGAACCCAGTAACATAACTTATCATCAAGAACAACTTGCTGAAATTATTAACTATCCTAGAGAAAATTGGGTTTTTCCAATACAAACACACGAAAATAATGTAGTACATATTACGCAACACGATAGAGGTACGAATATTGACACATTAACAGATGAATTACATGGCGTGGATGGTATGTATACTTATGATTCTGATGTATTATTAACGATGTGTTATGCTGATTGTGTACCTATATATTTTTATAGTAAACAAAATCATTTTATAGGATTAGCACATGCAGGATGGCGTGGTACAGTAGGTCAAATCGTTGCGGAAATGTTAACGAAAATTGATTTTAATCTTGAAGAATTAAATGTAGTCATAGGTCCTGCAACTTCAAATTCGTATGAAATAAATGATGATATTAAACAAAAATTTGAACAATTACCGATCGAGTCATCAAAATATATTGAAACACGTGACGATGACCGACATGGTATAGATTTAAAGCTAGCTAATAAATTATTATTAGTAAATGCAGGTGTGCCAAGTGATAATATTTATATTACACAATATGCCACGTCTGAAGAATTAACAGTATTTTTCTCTTATAGAGTAGAAAAAGGGAATACTGGTAGAATGCTAGCTTTTATTGGACAATAA
- the ftsZ gene encoding cell division protein FtsZ, translating to MLEFEQGFNHLATLKVIGVGGGGNNAVNRMIDHGMNNVEFISINTDGQALNLSKAESKIQIGEKLTRGLGAGANPEIGKKAAEESREQIEDAIQGADMVFVTAGMGGGTGTGAAPVVAKIAKEMGALTVGVVTRPFGFEGRKRQTQAAAGVESMKAAVDTLIVIPNDRLLDIVDKSTPMMEAFKEADNVLRQGVQGISDLIAVSGEVNLDFADVKTIMSNQGSALMGIGVSSGENRAVEAAKKAISSPLLETSIVGAQGVLMNITGGESLSLFEAQEAADIVQDAADEDVNMIFGTVINPELQDEIVVTVIATGFEDKPSVQGRKSSNTGFGSSATSSAKDDSFASSNSNSTQASESNSEARSHTTKEDDIPSFIRNREERRSRRTRR from the coding sequence ATGTTAGAATTTGAACAAGGATTTAATCATTTAGCGACACTAAAAGTCATCGGTGTAGGCGGTGGCGGTAATAACGCTGTTAACCGTATGATCGACCACGGAATGAACAATGTTGAATTCATTTCAATTAATACTGATGGACAAGCTTTAAACTTATCTAAAGCTGAATCAAAAATCCAAATTGGTGAAAAATTAACACGTGGTTTGGGTGCAGGTGCTAACCCTGAAATCGGGAAAAAAGCAGCTGAAGAGTCTAGAGAGCAAATTGAAGATGCTATCCAAGGTGCAGATATGGTATTCGTAACTGCTGGTATGGGTGGCGGTACAGGTACTGGTGCTGCTCCTGTCGTTGCTAAAATAGCAAAAGAAATGGGTGCATTAACAGTTGGTGTTGTAACTCGTCCATTTGGTTTCGAAGGACGTAAACGTCAAACTCAAGCAGCTGCTGGTGTAGAATCAATGAAAGCAGCAGTTGATACATTAATCGTTATCCCTAATGACCGTTTATTAGATATCGTTGATAAATCAACACCTATGATGGAAGCATTCAAAGAAGCAGATAACGTATTACGCCAAGGTGTTCAAGGTATTTCTGACTTAATCGCAGTTTCTGGTGAAGTTAACCTTGACTTTGCAGACGTTAAAACAATCATGTCTAACCAAGGTTCTGCATTAATGGGTATCGGTGTTTCTTCTGGCGAAAATCGCGCAGTAGAAGCAGCTAAAAAAGCAATTTCTTCACCATTATTAGAAACATCAATCGTTGGTGCGCAAGGCGTATTAATGAATATTACTGGTGGAGAATCATTATCATTATTTGAAGCACAAGAAGCAGCAGATATTGTTCAGGACGCAGCTGACGAAGATGTAAACATGATTTTCGGTACTGTAATTAATCCTGAATTACAAGATGAAATTGTTGTGACAGTTATTGCAACTGGATTTGAAGACAAACCTTCAGTACAAGGACGTAAATCTTCAAACACTGGATTTGGTTCTAGTGCAACAAGTTCTGCTAAAGACGATTCATTTGCTTCATCTAATTCAAATTCAACACAAGCTTCTGAATCTAATAGTGAAGCCAGAAGTCATACTACAAAAGAAGATGACATTCCAAGCTTCATTAGAAATAGAGAAGAAAGACGTTCTAGAAGAACTAGACGTTAA
- the ftsA gene encoding cell division protein FtsA has protein sequence MEEHYYVSIDIGSSSVKTIVGEKFHNGINVIGTGQTYTSGIKNGLIDDFDIAKQAIKDTIKKASIASGVDIKEVFLKLPIIGTEVYDETNEIEFYEDTELDGTHIESALEGIREKNDVPETEVINAFPIKFIVDGDNEVSDPKELIARHSLKVEAGVIAIQQSILINMIKCVESCGVDVLDVYSDAYNYNSVLSATEKELGACVIDIGEDVTQLAFYERGELVDADSVEMAGRDITEDVAEAFNTTYETAEKVKHQYGHAFYDSASSQDIFNVNQIDSDEEVQYTQKDLADVIEARVEEIFLSVFDVLEELGLTKVNGGFVVTGGSANLLGVKELLQDMVSEKVRIHTPSQMGIRKPEFSSAISTISSSITFDELLDYVTISNHGSEEFEEEVIESEEKENTSKSSGFDWFKKKSNKQEGAISDDSEAAHVHKSPASSQSTDEHEEQYEDEYVEHNHEPKEQEESKFKKLMKSLFD, from the coding sequence ATGGAGGAACATTATTATGTAAGTATAGATATAGGTTCATCAAGTGTTAAAACAATTGTAGGCGAGAAATTTCACAATGGAATAAATGTGATAGGTACAGGACAAACCTACACGAGTGGTATAAAAAATGGTTTAATAGACGATTTTGATATAGCTAAACAGGCAATTAAAGATACGATTAAAAAAGCTTCAATTGCTTCAGGTGTAGATATTAAAGAAGTGTTTTTAAAATTACCAATTATCGGTACTGAAGTTTATGATGAAACTAATGAAATAGAATTTTATGAAGATACTGAGTTAGATGGTACGCATATTGAGAGTGCATTGGAAGGCATTCGTGAAAAAAATGATGTGCCAGAAACTGAAGTAATTAATGCATTTCCCATAAAATTTATAGTTGATGGCGACAATGAAGTATCAGACCCTAAAGAACTGATTGCTAGACATTCATTAAAAGTTGAAGCGGGCGTTATAGCAATACAACAATCTATTTTAATCAATATGATTAAATGTGTTGAGTCTTGTGGCGTAGATGTTTTAGACGTTTACTCAGACGCATACAACTACAATTCTGTATTGTCTGCAACTGAAAAAGAATTAGGTGCATGTGTTATTGATATTGGTGAAGATGTAACACAATTAGCATTCTATGAACGTGGAGAACTAGTTGACGCTGATTCAGTAGAAATGGCTGGACGCGACATTACAGAAGATGTTGCTGAAGCATTTAACACTACTTATGAAACAGCTGAAAAAGTTAAACATCAATATGGACATGCATTTTATGATTCAGCTTCAAGTCAAGATATCTTCAACGTGAACCAAATCGATAGTGATGAAGAAGTTCAATATACGCAAAAAGATTTAGCTGATGTAATTGAAGCACGTGTAGAAGAAATCTTTTTAAGTGTATTTGACGTATTAGAAGAACTAGGCTTAACTAAAGTAAACGGTGGTTTTGTTGTTACAGGTGGTTCTGCTAATTTATTAGGTGTTAAAGAATTATTACAGGATATGGTTAGTGAAAAAGTAAGAATTCATACACCATCTCAAATGGGAATTAGAAAACCAGAATTTTCTTCAGCAATTTCTACTATTTCTAGTAGCATTACTTTCGACGAATTATTAGATTATGTTACAATTAGTAATCATGGCAGTGAAGAATTTGAAGAAGAAGTAATTGAGTCAGAAGAAAAAGAAAATACTTCTAAATCTAGCGGATTTGATTGGTTTAAGAAAAAGTCAAATAAGCAGGAGGGCGCTATTTCAGATGATTCTGAAGCAGCACACGTACATAAATCACCGGCATCTTCTCAGTCAACTGACGAACATGAAGAACAATATGAAGATGAGTATGTAGAGCACAATCATGAGCCTAAAGAACAAGAAGAAAGTAAATTTAAAAAACTGATGAAATCATTATTCGATTGA